The sequence below is a genomic window from Gossypium hirsutum isolate 1008001.06 chromosome A11, Gossypium_hirsutum_v2.1, whole genome shotgun sequence.
TCTGGCCACAAGGCCGGTCACCGTCCGGTCGCCGGACTGCCGTCGGCCGCCTTCGCCAACCACCACTGGCCACCGTCACCGGCCACCGCGCACGGTGGCCAGAAATTTCAAAAaggtatttattatttttttgtatttttaatatataatttttttgtatttataatatatataagtttatgcAAGTTAATAGATtcgaaaataaaactaaaataaaaactaaaatcacCTTAGGCCTTTGATTATGATATCGATGTTTTGGTTGCTTGACTTGGTGGTATTCTCGTGCTATAATATTGCTAGAGTTGCTGTTTTTCGTTTTTGCTTTTGAAATAGAATGTTTGTATTCTTGCcacaaaaaaatctttttttttacaaaccgATTTCTAGGCTTTTATATAGCCATTTTAcaagaaattttattattgttgtcACTTCTATCTTTATTTTTTGCAGGTGCAAAGGGATGGTGGCCACAGTGGTGGTGGTAGAGGGCAGTTGGCCATAGGGGCGGCGGCTAGctgatttttttagggtttttctttttttattttaggtattGGGCTAGGGTTTGAAATTGGgcttgggtttgggtttgggttatGATGGGTTAGTGGGTTTAACTTAGGTGGGTTAGGTTTAGTAATTGGGCCACTCGGGTTTGGATGTAaacgggccaaaattggcctacaacactctgtttatttgtttcaatcaaactctgattagtctagattattttattatttgacctacaaatttagactattaataggtttttttttacaatattagaaaatacacccattagagattagaacttataacacttttggagaattttatatttatgttttgagggttctttgttttcggagTTTAATTTTTGTCTCCATCTTTTGTGCTCTTCGtttttttgtcattatagtaaaattatctttgcatgTGATTTTATGTGCTCTtcgtttttccatgttaaatttgtgtgttcaatttctccaTTTCTTCCACTATTTTTACTTATTCATTGCTCAATCGTGCTTATCCCCAACAAAAAATAATCACAAGCATTACATATTTTGGgaattaatttaaagttttacaATAATGGAGACAAAAATCCTCAAaaattcaaaaagttacaaaagtttaatatatattattatgtgtagacaagttaatttttgagtttttttatttaatttgatacttgtaacaataaattttaatggtgactattgatataattataagtttaaattttttggaaaacaaaaattaagtttTGAGTTGACACATACTATGCAACAAGCAAAATAAAGAGCACAACCAAAATGATTACGTAGTTTCTGCCAGGCCTTACTCAAAGAGATGAATCCACTATAAACTTCACAATACAACGAAATTATTTAAGCCTAACTTGGTGCAACCTCACCGTTGTGCAATTAAGTAAACTCTCTCCCGACTTACTTTAACTACAGTAAGTGAAAATCAACACTCAATAATAGCTCCTCACTGTGAACATTTGAGCTTCCTTTAAATCCATGTATCGCCCATGATAATAATAGAAGACATGAACTTTTATCCAATGTGCAATATTATGCATGAACTTCGATTTTATATGATTTTGTACAATATTAGGATAACCTGATGATGGTGCCCACTATCGCACATTCAATATGTTGCTGCTAATGATTTTCTTCTGTGATACGTTGGATGCTGTGTTGTATAGTACTACTAGAGTAGAGGTAGGCTGCATGCTTATGTAATTGGGCTGATTGAGGAATTAATTGGATTGAATTCTTACTTTCTTAGACACTTAAATGGAAGATTAATCACTAGATATCCATGCACCAAGAATATGTTTTTTTACTTATCTCTTGTTCGAAGGTTTCatgtagaggtgtgcatgggctgggccgggccgggctgggcccacTGAAAATTTCAGGCCCATTTTCTAGGCCCGGGCTCGgcctggcccgaaatatgggcctaaaaatttgcccaagcccggcccgaaataaaattgttaagcccgagcccggcccggcccgacccatattaatttttttaaacttatttcattaaataaaaatttttaaaatatattaaataatcaaatacatttaaaacaaatattaaaacaagaaacaaataaaaaatatattaaaacaatttttaaaacaatacacaaattaaaaaatagaataaaaattgattatattaaaattaaaattgaaatataaatatgattaaaaataaaaaaatatatttattatataattcgggccgggccgggccaagGCCTGGCCCAAGCCAAAAGAATTTACCCGAGctcggcccattttctaaacgggcctcgtttttttgcccaaacccatatttcaggcctatatttttactcaaaccatCCCATTTTTCGGGcaggccttcgggccgggccgggtagcCCGGCCCAAGCACACCTCTAGTTTCATGACATAACGTTGGTTTTTTCTCTTACATCTTTTACTGCATATTGTTGTCTTTCATCATGTCAATGTAGAGGTGTCCACGAATCCCACAGTCGAATCCATACAGGTTAAGCTTATCGAATTATATGGATAATTTATGTCAAACCCAACAAAACAAGCATTGCTCTGCTTTAAAATATTTGGGAAATAAAGTGAACCTTCTGTTTATTTTTGGTAgtattttggcatgtatataagaTTATTATTAGAGATTGGTATCACTTAGACGTTTATTTCTTTTGCTTGTGCAGCAAAGAATCTCATTCTCGCTAGTGTCAAATCAATGAGTTTGCATGATGAAGGGGTGGTGGAATTATGGGTTTCATCCAGCAATTTTGTGTTTACCGAGAATGATGTAAGTAAATACAGGGCCCTTGCCTCTGTTTAGAAGTTGCAGGAGTTTAACAATGCTGTTATCATTTCCACCTTAACAACAGTATTAACCAAGGAACAACTGTCTATAATTGCTTACCTTGTTCCTTTTTAATGAATTCAGAAGTTCCATATATTTGTAACAATCATTGAGAAATCATGCTGAAATTAGATTATCATCACCTCAAATCCCACTATTTTTATATGAAGAAAACTAAGTTGAACTTCTTTCAAGCTGGGGAAAGATGTGATATGGTGGAGATTTTCTGAAAGTGTATTTACCGTTTGACTCACGAACATCTCAAAACATGTTGAATCTAACAGTTGAATTGATTTTTACtattatctaatattttaatatttataatttttaataatttacttaattaaatcgAATGAACCAATCAGACTAAGTGAATTGActgaatcaaaaactaatgagtTGATTAATTCAATCAGTTATCTGATTCAGAAAACTTTCTATTAGATATTGCAAAATATGAGAAATTAATCTCACGATGTTTATATCCCATTTAATTTGCTATAGGGCGGGAATGCTATCAAGAAGTCCCAAACCGAGGCTTGGGAATGCCCTAGTACTCCAAGTTTCCAACaatcaaaagcaaaaagaaaagactgatgaaaagaaattaagataaaataaaataatgagagaTAATAGtaacttaaaaatgaaaatggagatgGAGATGGTATGGGCCCTGTTGGGATTAAGAACAAAAATCAACCAAGGTTAACAGAAAGCTTGAGCAACAAGGCTCGACTTTTGCAGGTGAAATAAACAGAATCGAGCTTGaagtagaggtgtgcatgggccgggtgGCCCGTCCCGGCctgaaggcccgcccgaaaaatgggagggtttgggtaaaaatataggcccgaaaaataggcttAGACAAAAAACGAGGCCTGTTAGAAAATAGGCCGGGTCTCGGGTAAAAATTTTTTAGCCCGGGCCCAGcctgattttaatattaaattatttttaaaaaaatttatttttaattttaagtaactttagtattttactttactctttttgttgtttttaatgttattttaatattgtaaaacttttgttattaatataatttagttcttaatttaattttaatttgtttcaatttttcaattttaatataattactttttattatatttttaatttatgtattattctaagaattattttagtctcattttttatttgttttttgttttaatatttatttttatgttttaaatgtatttgatttattatattttaaagttttttatttaataaaaaaacaaaaaaattaatatggccgAGCCGGGCCAGCTCGGGCCTACCATTTTTTTCCCGGGCCAGGCTCGGGCCTTAAAAATAGCCCAAAcctggcccggcccatgcacacctctagctTGAAGAgcaaaaatgaaaacaaagaaataagaaagttttctgatgaaattcaatgatttcaTTAACTACAACTGAATAAAGGCATTGAGCCATTGCATATACCAATTCATGAGCTGGTCAAAATGTCACAAACATTACCTAATcatcacctactaccactaattaCATTGAAACTTGATAAATGAAACTTGTACACTTTGACAAAactgatttatcagctcaaacaCTACCTAATTACATTAAATATGTTACCTACTTAACTCAAATCTGACTAAGTTACAAAACATTacttaaagtaacaaaatgaaaccGAAATTGAACTGCTGCATCAATTTCAGCAGCATCTGCATGGCTGTGGGCTGCATGGTCTGCTCTTGGCTGCATGTGCTGCATGGAGGCCAAATTCAACATGCCCAAATCGCAACATATACATTTGACTTCATAACCCCAACACATGTTACTGAACAGCTGTCCACGAATCTCTCTAAATTTGTGACCATTTTCAAATGTTATAATGGGAGAAAGAGGCCACTAAACCCCACCAATTTATTTTGGTCCATTACAAAAGTCTCGACTTTGTACTTGATTTCATTCatcagaaaataaattttataagtttacGGGAAATATTTTAGTGACTATTTTTATGCTTCATCCTAATAAATTTGTAATGGGATTTAACTGATGGAAaaacttgataatttttaatttggcAACTTTTTATACTAATATTTGGTActacaaatattatatataaatttaaaaatagtgaaaattatttttataagacaAATCAATATTTGATAATCcctcataatatttttttataattcttcagGTTTTTTTGCGGTAGCTTGGGATTTTTGGTATTCCCTAGCTGGTCCCTCAATCTCAATTTAGACTGGTCAATCTATTTATGGTCTTTTTTAAGGTGATCACCTAGACAAATGCAATGAAATTGAGAAGCTCGTTCGAGGATTCATTTGGGGTCAACGTCTGGTAACTGGAAACCAACTTTAGTGAGCTGGGATAAATGTTGTATGCCTTAGAAGAATGGTGGATTTGAGTTGAGGAAAGTATGATACCACGATAAAGCTTTCATGCTTAAAGTAGCTTTTAATGTCATTTCTAACATGAAGGTGCTATGGGTTAAAGTCCTTCGGAACAAGTATGGGTAATAAGTAAATGGTCATCTTCGATACATCCTTCTAATTGCTCGTTTCTCTGGAGGGCTTTGTCCAATATTTGGGAAGATGTAGTAAATGGTGTCTATTGGGCACGAGGAAATGGGAGAACTGTGAGTTTCTTCGGAACTCAAACAACTTTTCCTGTGGAAGGAACTGATTGAGGTACTCTGTTTGCTATGGAAATAGAAATGCCTTTGTTTTCAGTAGTGGTAAGTTATGGCATTTTTCTTTAATGCAATTTAATTTGAATAGGATTTAATATTTATTCGAAGAactattgtttttcttttatgtatTAATGTAATATATAATTCTAACTTATTAATGCTACCCTCATGGTCTGTAAGTTCTAATGGAATTTACAGCCAAGTCCAAACCACTAGTTCTTAAGGTAAACTACACAATTAGTCTCTAAATTATGGTAGGTTTTTATTTTGGTAGCTTAGctaaaaaatattatgatttggTCACTAAATTTttcgaaattatttttcttagTCACTCCGTTGTTAAGTGTCACTTTTTAGTTGgcaaaataacaattttagtgcacaatttttatattttgtaaatttgACTATGGTTCtatataacattataaaaaaaactcaaaactaTTTAAAAAGTAGAAAATTCTATatgaaaattatagaaaattataaaaaaataaaatctcgaAAATATTGTTTTTGAAGAACTAATATGTAtgggaaaaatagaaaattatcatTCAATAGAACCCTAgaacaaattaaaaatagaacAAAACCAAAAATTATTAGATTATTACATGCTTCCTCAATGttttttgaaatcaaattaaTAATATCTTCAAGTCAAGTTTCATGCCCTTGAAGAACATCCAAAATACATAGGCTTATgccattttttagaaaaaaaatttcaaaatataccataaaattttcattttcagactcgatttaaaattttatttatttttttataaaatcaaacagtaaaacaaattatattttgaatttttttttcttataacgAAACAACCATGTCAAGAaacaaaagagataaaaaaaaagcATACAACCAATAATTTGGGAGAAATTTTGGAAGGTTTATTAATAGTTTTCGctcattttctcattttatatatttttgaaatttttatttacttttattttaatttaaatttttagagttctctaaattttttaaaagaaatttaattttttgttattttatataaaatcagggttaaattgatgaaaaacataaaatttgagaattaaaattgttattatactaattaaaaaaGTGCCAAGTAACCgacaaaataattttgaaaagttcaATGTCCAAATTGAAACTTTTTAATTAAGTggccaaaacaaaaacttacccataatttaataaacaatggtgtagggactaaattttaaatttataaaaaaggaTGGGGACTTGTggcaaaatttaaagaaaactcTTAAAAATCTATAATTATTAGTTGTAATTAAAGTAGACACCAATTGTCAACTCTCACCTTCTTGAAGTCTTCCAGGAAAGATAATCCAACTCATCTATGGCCCACGAATTTATTGGAAAGTAAAAGGTGGGAAACGTATACCGAAATTTCTTGGAAAAGTCGTTTGTCGCTCCCTGTAAATTTCATCTGTTTTTCGCCttccacatatatttatcatCTCATGCATCGTTATGTCATCGTTACTTTCGACTTCCTCATCCATTTCCAGAAAGAAATACGATGTTTTCTTGAGTTTTAGAGGTGAAGATAACCGCAAGAACTTCGCAGATCATCTCTACGATGCTCTAAAGAGGAGTGGCATCATCACTTTTAGGGATGATCCAAAGCTGGAGGTCGGCGAAGAGATCGCCCCGGAACTCTTCAAAGCGATCCAGCAGTCGTGGTGCTCGGTTATCATTTTTTCGGAAACCGATGCCTTTTCAGGATGGTGCTTGGAGGAACTTGCTGAGATTGTTCAACAAAAAAATGTTAACGGGCATAAAGTATTTCCAATTTTCTACGATGTGGATCCATCcgatttaagaaaacaaaaagaaaaagttggAGAAGACTTCGCCGAACACGAAGAAAGATACAAGGAAGATAAAGACAAGATCCAAAAGTGGCGAAATGCTTTGACTGAAGTAGCTAACATCAAAGGATGGCATTTACATAATCGGtatttcttccttttcttctctatttcctaattttaatgactaaaaaattgtttttttcttgGATTGCATGTAATTTTTTGTAACTGTGTTTAATTGAGAATTTCCATATTTCAACTAATGAGcatgttgtgtattttgatgctcTAACAAATCTTGCTGTCTTTTTCTAGCTTTTGGTTTGCTtcaattatattatatttcatgATACACTCAATTACAAATGAAAAAATGCATTTGAAAGATAGCAGcgattttttatttcattgtagGCACGAATCAGCATTTATCGGAGACATTGTTAAGAATATATCAGCAAACTTATGTCAGACtgttacaggccaattttgggccattTTACAAAACCCAAATGGCCCATTAACAAACCCATTTCATATTAAACCCCAAAATAACCCAATACCCATTACAAAAAACCACCTTCAGCCCAATTAACCTACCCAATTAACCTACCCATTAAACCCACTACCCGGTTGGGCCAATACAACCCAACTGACCTAACACCAACCCTAACCCTAGCTCCTAAAGTGACGCCGCAACCACCCTTCTGCCTCACCATGTCAGCCACCATACCTCTCCCCCACCTGCTACCATCTGCTCCATTCCATACCCTGCAGAAACAACAGACAAACAAGACAGAAGCAAGAacatcaaaaaataataatatatcatgTAATCAAAGtggctataaaaagccgaatGAAACACTGTAAAGGGGTCCGAAGTTCTGCAGtttgaaaacagagaaaataagaAATCATTTCCAAATCCAAAACGATTGCAAATTTTCTCAGCATTTAGATAAACAAAATAGCAGCCAAGCAAGGGTAACATCCCAGATCGCAAAATCAGACATTAAACCCTAAGGTGAATagtctattatttatttttcagttttattttcaaaatttttctaatatttataaataactaaataaataaaaacaatgcttaaaacataaaaaatataaacaaaataaaaagaaaaaaatcagaaaaatacCTCTCCGGCCGCCGTGTACGGCGGCCAGCGCCATCGTCGGCGAGGCCGCccggtgaccggcccctggcCGGTGCTCTCCCTTCTCCCCTCTCTCCTTTCTCCCTCTTCCCTCTTCTCTCCTTTCCTCGCTCTTTTTTTTCTCCCTTCCCttacaaatgaattttttttcggATTTAGGgctttatatagccctccaaaacgaggGCTGCTTTTTaactccaaaacgacgtcgtttcatcaTAGCCCGACCCGATCCGACCCGACTCgacctaggatccgcgtgttttttaaggGAGGGGATATTTCGTATTTGGCCCCTCCGATTTTTCAAcgttttataattaagtttttttattttaatttggtcctatGATTTAATATGATTTGCAATGTGATCCCTGTTACTGGGCAGCGTTTTGGAAAGTTTGGAATATTGCGCTTTTGTTCCCCACTGTTTTCTCGCGTGTTTAAATAGGccatttatttttagtttctttttaaattggccccataacttcgtttttgatttaattttagtcctttttttgtttatttttatatatttattaaatatccttgttatttttatattattattattattattattactatatatattaGTATATACTCTTATTAAATGTGTGTATGTAtttgtatttagttttttttagttattttctttcaatattttaatgctatttgtttttatatttcaatactattattatgcttactattaatattgttattattatatgtattctttaatatatgtatataaatatgctTCTACAtgtaggtttatttttttattttattacctttattgtgtttgtttttgtatttcaatattttttaatgtttattattagtattattataatGGTGTACATTTTAGCTATGTATATAGATTTAtagatatattattttagttatgttatattgttctttttttattttaatgccaTTACCATTGTAATATAatgtatattttgttatataCGTATGTATTATgtgcatattatatatattacgtatttgtatagtattattttattatattatgtatatgttGAATATTGTATTatctatgtatatatgtacataactttagtatatatataagtatatctttatgtaatatcaatattaatatttttttatatgtactTAACCTTGTAATTATATGTGTATACGTTATGTAAGTATTTTAATGCCATATtgtatatacatttttacactatgcatacatatttttaacattatatttcatatgtgtacttttaacatattatatatatcttgCACAAATTTTTTGATACTTTACTCTATACATAcctttatataatatatgtatattttagtattatatatgtttttatatctATGTTTTTAATACCATACTATATGTATTATTATACTTTATTACACAATTAGTGCCCATgttttattgtatatatatatgtcatattattcatttttattcattattttcattattgtCACTTATATGTCATTATTTGGTGTacatacatttttattattagtattagtataaATACATGTTT
It includes:
- the LOC107962426 gene encoding disease resistance protein RPV1 — its product is MSSLLSTSSSISRKKYDVFLSFRGEDNRKNFADHLYDALKRSGIITFRDDPKLEVGEEIAPELFKAIQQSWCSVIIFSETDAFSGWCLEELAEIVQQKNVNGHKVFPIFYDVDPSDLRKQKEKVGEDFAEHEERYKEDKDKIQKWRNALTEVANIKGWHLHNRHESAFIGDIVKNISANLCQTVTGQFWAILQNPNGPLTNPFHIKPQNNPIPITKNHLQPN